The sequence TCGGGGGTGATCCAGTATTCGATGGTGTCCAGATACGGATGCTGCAGGTGGTAACCGGCGTGCTGTTCCAGCCGCACCAGCTGCGGTTCATTCAGCGTCAGCTTGAACGGGCCGGCGCCGATGGCCGGCAGCTCCGGGTGGGTCATCAGGCAAGGCAGTTCCGCCAGCCGGTGGGCCAGCCAGTAATCCGGCAGATGCAGATCGAACTGAACGCACAGCGGATGCGGCAGGCTGATGCGCGCGACGTTGGCCAGGCTCGGTTGGCTGCGCGGGTGGTGTTGCAGTTTTTCCAGCGTTTGCAGCAGCTGGTGGCCGGTCAACGGTTCGCCGTTGTGCCAGCGCAGCTGGCTGCGCAGAAAGAAGCGCCAGCGCAGGCCGCGATCGCTAATCTGCCAATGGTGCGCCAGATCGGGCTGCGGTTCCGGGTTACCGGTCATCAGGCGCGTCAGCCCGGCGTGCAGGGTCGACACCAGGTGTTGCTCGGCGCGGCCGGTCAGCGTGAGCGGGTCGAGCGCTTCCAGCGTGCGGTAATAGGGAATGCGCAGCGTCGGGCTGCCGGCCTGCCATTGCCCGCCGAGGTGCGGGCTGAGCAGATCCTGCAGGTGCTGCGGATCGAGCTGCGCCATCTCCAGCGCCCCCTGATGGTTGCCCTGTTGCAGCAGCTGTTGCAACAGCTGCGCGCGTAGCTCATCCGGGGTTTTCAGGCAGTGCAGGCGAGCGCGTTTGCCCCGGCCGGGCTGCGAATGCCAGCTCAGCCAGCCCTGATCCTGCAGCTGTTGCACCAGCGTGCGGGCGTGCCGCTCGCTGCAGTAGAACATCGCCGCCAGTTCGCCGATGGTCACGGCGACCGGCGCGCTGCCGAGCTGATGGTACAGGCGTTGATATTGGCTGAGGCGGTGAACCAGGCGCATGGGCAGAAATCCGGAACGGTTTTTTCAAATTGTTCACTATTACTTCCGCAAATACCATTCCATACTGCACGGATTGTAATCGCGTTCACATTCAAGAGGTCTTTATGTATCGCCTGGCAGCTTTCGATATGGACGGCACGCTGTTGATGCCGGATCACCGGGTTGGCCCGGAAACGCTGGCGGTGCTGAACCAGCTGGTGGAACGGGAGATGGTGGTGACGTTCGCCACCGGGCGGCACTACCTCGACGCGCAGCCGATCATGGCGCAGCTGGGGCTGCAGGGCTACCTGATCACCGGCAACGGCACGCGGGTGTATGACAACCGCGGCCAACAGCTGCACGCTACCGATCTGCCGGCGGCGGTCGCCGAAGAGGTGCTGCATCATCATTGGCGCACCCGCGCCAGCATGCATGTGTTCCGCGACGAAGGCTGGCTGACCGAGTTTCCCGTGCCGGAAGAGATGCTGCGGGCGCACCACCTGAGCGGCTTTCGTTTTCAGCTGGCCGACGTGCGCCGCCTGCCGGCGTTCGGCAACAGCAAGGTGTGCTTTGTCGCGCCGCACGAGGAGCTGCTGGCGTTGCAGGTGCAGCTGCGGGCGCAGCTGGGTGACGAGGCAGACCTGTGCTTTTCCGCCTACGATTGCCTGGAGGTGCTGCCGCTCGGTTGCAATAAGGGCACGGCGCTGGACCGGCTGAGCCGCCATCTGGGGCTGACGATGGCCGACTGCATGGCGTTCGGCGACGCGATGAACGACAAAGAGATGCTGGGGGCGGTGGGGCACGGCGTGGTGATGGGCAACGCCCTGCCGCAGCTGAAATCCCTGCTGCCGCAACTACCGGTTATCGGCCATTGCCAACAGCAGGCGGTGGCCCACTATTTACAACATTGGCTGCGTTCACCTTGCCTCACCTATTCCCCCGAAGAATGAGGTTCTCCTTACAGCCGGCCGGGTATGACTACCCGGCTTTTTTTTATCCGCAGCCTGGCGTTACAAATCCGCCAGCTGCGCCAGATACGGCTGCAGATCGCCGATGTTATTGCTGACCCATTCCGGGTTGTAATAGGTATCCAGATAACGCTCGCCGCTGTCGCACAGCAGGGTGA comes from Serratia sarumanii and encodes:
- a CDS encoding SgrR family transcriptional regulator: MRLVHRLSQYQRLYHQLGSAPVAVTIGELAAMFYCSERHARTLVQQLQDQGWLSWHSQPGRGKRARLHCLKTPDELRAQLLQQLLQQGNHQGALEMAQLDPQHLQDLLSPHLGGQWQAGSPTLRIPYYRTLEALDPLTLTGRAEQHLVSTLHAGLTRLMTGNPEPQPDLAHHWQISDRGLRWRFFLRSQLRWHNGEPLTGHQLLQTLEKLQHHPRSQPSLANVARISLPHPLCVQFDLHLPDYWLAHRLAELPCLMTHPELPAIGAGPFKLTLNEPQLVRLEQHAGYHLQHPYLDTIEYWITPDLPTAAPYTSCQHPVRITIGQQDDLAQARPVQRSMSLGWCYLALNLRHGVLSEAQGQKLLMLIQQSGLLSHLPIPNSVITPSHEMLPGWRIPRQQVEEDVALPARLTLLYRPPVELETVTAALQRLLAQHGCELEVRYYAGKRWQSEEQIAQADLLLADNLIGEAPEATLESWLRQDTLWRGILTESRWQQQQDTLRQIQQLQAQQPRFAQLQAYYQRLMAAAIITPLFHYQYQISAPPRMHGVTLTAHGWFDFCQAWLPPPVDDAPA
- the cof gene encoding HMP-PP phosphatase, whose translation is MYRLAAFDMDGTLLMPDHRVGPETLAVLNQLVEREMVVTFATGRHYLDAQPIMAQLGLQGYLITGNGTRVYDNRGQQLHATDLPAAVAEEVLHHHWRTRASMHVFRDEGWLTEFPVPEEMLRAHHLSGFRFQLADVRRLPAFGNSKVCFVAPHEELLALQVQLRAQLGDEADLCFSAYDCLEVLPLGCNKGTALDRLSRHLGLTMADCMAFGDAMNDKEMLGAVGHGVVMGNALPQLKSLLPQLPVIGHCQQQAVAHYLQHWLRSPCLTYSPEE